A segment of the Colletotrichum destructivum chromosome 3, complete sequence genome:
CAGAAGGTCATGAGTCTGCCGCAGGCTGCAGGCCGCAGTCGCTGTCGCGCGAGTTTGGCGACGGCAGGTTTGAGTACGTAAGTTGGAGATGTTAACATAAGTAAAGGGATCGAACGCTGTTGTTTTGGCCACGCGTGGTTTGGGTCAACCCCGGCCCAGCTAGGCCTGAGGGACGCAGGTACATGTGCATATACGCACGTAATCACTCGAACACAGTCTTGTGTCGGTATTAGTGACGTGAGAGTTGGTACTCGGACGGCTCGTCTTCAGGCAGGCAACTTCAAATTATGAACGGCCTTCACCTGTTTTTAGCCCGTATCCCGGATGGCTGGCTAGCTTGCCCAGGAAAAGCTTGCCCAGGAGAaagagatggatggatgatgaaGGCGATGTGATAGGCCGAGGAACTGCTTATGATCGACCTCGATCGACCTCGGCTGCGTTGCCTCCAAGGCTATCCATTAATGAGCTGCATCGCAAAACGTGCTGGGTCTCGAAAGCATAGGCGCGGTATCGGGGGGACCGTTTACCTACTGCATCGTACGAGCACGGAATCATCGAAACACAAACATGATCCGACTCACCGCGGAAACCAAGAACCATCTGTGCCGGCACAACCGTGGAGTCTTCCAAGCCTCCAAGCCTCAACCGATATTTAATCCGCCCATAGAGGCGCCCCCTCTCTCAACAACGTGAGCCCGTCGACTGACTGACGTGTCTTTGTCCACATACTTGCACAGCCCACGTGCTCAAACTCATCGCGAGCGGGTGCATCAGCGCGACGCGAAGCCTTGCAACAGGCGGTGTCCCTCGTCAGCTGGGCGACCTGGACAACTCTACTCTGGGTGACAGCCGCCCGTTTCCGCGGCGTGCAGGAAATGTGGGAAGGAAAAGCAAAGTAAGGGATTTTCCCCCCAAGACGCCAAGTTAAAATCAATAGCACCCCCCTGCTTGTGTGCGGCACAGCGGTTGGCGGCCTAACAAGATACAGCTCCCAATACCCATATGACATGGCCCCTTTGCCCGGCTTGTGCCTACGTGCCGCTACGCCAAGTAGATGCTTGACTGAAATTGGGGGAAGCTCTCCAGTTCTAGCCGGCTCCGCCACCGTTGTCCACGcagcgcgccgaggccgatggaCCCCatgagaagagaggagagagagcttCATGCTTAATGCTGTAGCTTAAAGGGACATCATATCTCTTTGGCTTCTCGCTGTGATCTTTCCTCACAGCCAccctctctatctctctctctatctctcttgCAGGTATAACCCCATCAAATTCAAAGTCCATTCATCCGTCCGGCTGTCCGTCATGCCTAGCGTCACGACCTTGTCGCAATAtgccatctccaacatcgGCCCGCTGACGACCGTGTTCACGGCACCACCTGCGTGCGCCACTAAGAGCAAGGACTTCCTTCTGGGCATCAAATATCCCGATAGCGACCCGCACCCCGAGCCTAGGTGGGCGCAGAGCTGCAGCCCCGGCTCTCTCGGCGAGTGCTACCCCTCTGGCAAAGCCTTGGATGACGCCTGGGCGACCCTAGAGAGCGAGAACGGCTTCACCGACGCCGGCAAAATGGCGTACTTTTCCCCGGCCAGCCAATGTCCCGAGGGTCATGTCACGGTAGGCGtggccgccaagaacgaCGCTGGCCAGATCAGCTCCTCCGGCGTCTTTGTCCCGCCCGTCACGGATTGGCCCGGATCATTTCTCCCTGTCAACCCTCATCTCAACGTCTTCATGGAGGCgctcgacaacggcgagaCGGCGGTTCTATGTTGTCCTGAGTGAGTTTCCCGAACCCCAATTTTGTCTCGAGTGAGTTGCCCGCTTACGTAGAGATGCGTGCTCTAGGGGTTACGAGTCGTCGCCCGGTAGCGGCGGATGCTATTCCGAAGTGCCGCTCAGCTCGTACGGAGAACTGACGGTATGTgagggtggggggaggggccgtGAAGCCTTCACCTGGGTGAATGCGACCTTCTCATACAACAACACCATCCATACGGGGGAGGTCATCTCTTACACCGCCACAAGCGTCCCAAAACAAACGTACACTACGTCGACGCTCGAGGATATGGGGACAAACGCTAGGACCGTGGCTTGGGTGGTGGGAGACGAGGTTACTATGGTTAATAGGCCGGCCGACGCAGCTACTGGCGACGGTAGCGGTGCCGCGGGTCCGACtgagacggcgccgagcgcGGCTCAAGGGTGGAGAATGACGACTTCCGGCGGTGGCGTGGGCGTTCTGGCCACCGCgtgggcgttggcggcgctggtggGGGTGACGCTTATCGTGCCTTGGTAGTTTGGGTGATGGCTTGAGTGAGATGCTGGAACGGATGGGGTGGGCGTTGGAACTACTTGCTGGAGATAAAGCACGCGAAGCCGTATTCGGACAACAACATTTAATCCCCCACAAGAGAATGATGATGATTAGCATTTACCCCTATATCATGCCATGGTGCTACTTGGGATGTTTCCGCCAATGCCTACGAACCTCCAGTCATGTGGCCATGGCCTCACTTTCTTCGACGTTGCTGTCATCTCGACATGCGTGGTCCAATTGTACCACGGACCAGGCGGCATCAGAAGCGCCACAAGCCGAAACAGAGGCGGCGTATTCTTGGAGAGAGCCATTGGAACTCTAACCTCTAACGGTCGTGACGTCAGCTCCAGTGCTCAACGTCGTGGCGGCATGTGCTTCGGACTACAGCCTCGACACGAGCACGTACAACCGAGCGCGACTATTAGTCACTTACCCAGGACTTCTGCCAGCAGgatcatccatccattcgcTGCTATCTCAATTAGTTGATTCGTGAACCGGATCCTGGTTTgaagcttcttcttcttccattACTCTTCATCATCCGCCGTCAAAGTGAACACAGGCAATGTGTCGTTGGTTTGCGTATCTGGGCGACGAGCCCCAGCTTCTCGAAGATCTGATCATCCGACCGCGCCACGCCATAGTGAAGCAAGGTGAGCGTAACGCCACCCCGGACAATGTGTTGAAGGATGATGCTGAAGACGATAGTCGATGAGCATTTCCTCCCGGCCGGACATGCAAAAGCGCGACCGTTTCTGGGCGAGCTTCAAGTCGCTCCATTGTCGGCCAACGATGCCGGCTCACCGAATCCGTTGACAAACATGGACGGGTTCGGAGTCGGGTGGTTCACGTCGTCCGAGTGCGATTTCAACCCATACACGGATTTCAAGTGGCCCGAGTCACTTCGGCCAGTCACTTACAAGAACATCCGGCCGCCGCTGAACGACTTGGTGCTCAAGAGCATCGTCCGGGGAACTAGTAGCAATGCTGTCCTCGCGCACATTCGCGCGGCCCCGGGGTTGACTCCCGTAGTCGAGACCAACTGCCATCCGTTTGTCTTTGGCCGCCACCTGTTCGCGCACAACGGCATCCTTGGATCGTTTCCACGGATTCGGACAGCCATCTTGCAGTATCTACCGCTGAGGTACCAGCAGGCCATTGTGGGAACAACCGATGCTGAGCACATTGCGGCCGTGTACTTTTTTATCCTGTGCGGCAAAGACGGGAACTGGGAGACCATGTATGACGCCGGAGAGATGGCGGCAGCGATGAGGGAGACGATCGTCATGCTGGAAAAGATGCAGACCGAGTTTGGGCCGGTGGAGCGGGAATTCAACACATTGAATCTCGTAGCCATGTCTGGCAGCACGTTGGTGGCGGTGCGATACGGCAGTCCGAAGGGTCTCGAGCCGCCGAGCCTGTACTACTCGACCACGGCCGGGGCAACGCTCAACCGCAAGTACAAGGGGTTTCCGAGCGACAtagacgacggcgaggatggaggGGACGGCGATTCTGATGATGACGGACGGCTGGAGAAGTCGGGCCATGGAGAGCATGTGGTGGTGGCCAGTGAGCCGAGCACCTTCAATCAGGCCGAATGGGAGCTGGTCGAGCCTTCACAGATGGTAGTGGCGGATATTGGGGTCGGTGTTTACGTCGAACATTTGTAGAAAGCAAATGCCAGGATGGAAAATTGGGCCAAGAAAAGGCAGGGAATTGGAAGCAAGCCAGCGGACGGCACAGCAACGACATGTTTCGCATACAGCTCTTTGTCCAGGGACGCAgcgcagacgcagacgcagatgCAGGCCGCATCCGACGGTCGACCTGCAGGCTTCTTTTTCTAGTTTAGATCGCCTTTTTCACACCGTTCCGCTCTCCATGGCTGATTTTTGCTTTGAGAAATCATGTCAGCTTGAATCTGTCTGTATGTACCGACCCATATGATGCCACGAAAAGGAGCAAGGCTCAGCT
Coding sequences within it:
- a CDS encoding Putative glutamine amidotransferase type 2 domain, nucleophile aminohydrolase gives rise to the protein MCRWFAYLGDEPQLLEDLIIRPRHAIVKQVDEHFLPAGHAKARPFLGELQVAPLSANDAGSPNPLTNMDGFGVGWFTSSECDFNPYTDFKWPESLRPVTYKNIRPPLNDLVLKSIVRGTSSNAVLAHIRAAPGLTPVVETNCHPFVFGRHLFAHNGILGSFPRIRTAILQYLPLRYQQAIVGTTDAEHIAAVYFFILCGKDGNWETMYDAGEMAAAMRETIVMLEKMQTEFGPVEREFNTLNLVAMSGSTLVAVRYGSPKGLEPPSLYYSTTAGATLNRKYKGFPSDIDDGEDGGDGDSDDDGRLEKSGHGEHVVVASEPSTFNQAEWELVEPSQMVVADIGVGVYVEHL